A window from Neobacillus sp. PS3-40 encodes these proteins:
- a CDS encoding transposase, translating into MSSPTYVLTLPLKVETWQEHILEKRLNIGRTIYNECLGEALRRYKYMIRNPRYWEAVRMTKGNERNQLLNHYKKQYGVRKFDLNRYVQGMGRTFKKNIGSQMAQNIAERAFQAVEKVMYGNGKKVRFCSVGQFFSLEEKTNKTGFRYFPKNKRMEWLGLIMPVILKNHDEYAHIALQDKIKYCRLVKKVIRGKNRYFVQFALEGFPPKKRNQNYSKDEFARVGLDIGTSTLAIASENEVKLYELAEGLSVDESQKRILQRKLDCRRRANNPNKYNADGTINKSNREKWIQSENYKKTRQEVAEMSRKMADKRKQSHNQLANHILTLGLDVRVETMNFKGFQAKAKKTKISEKTGRYKRKKRFGKSLANRAPSMLLTIIDNKLKYFGLELKRIDTAKVKASQFEHFTQTCVKKKLSKRWNHFEQGDVQRDLYSAFLIMNTKDNLREVDVGRANETWNNFFRKHEQEIERMKHLNKKQLSSIGL; encoded by the coding sequence ATGTCTTCACCAACATACGTGCTTACTCTGCCTTTAAAAGTGGAAACATGGCAAGAACATATCTTAGAAAAACGCCTAAATATTGGACGAACTATCTACAATGAATGTCTAGGTGAAGCATTGCGTAGGTACAAATACATGATACGTAATCCTCGATATTGGGAAGCGGTTCGTATGACCAAAGGCAATGAACGCAATCAACTTCTGAATCACTATAAAAAACAATATGGCGTTCGTAAATTTGACTTAAATAGGTACGTTCAAGGAATGGGGCGTACGTTTAAGAAAAATATTGGTTCTCAAATGGCTCAGAATATCGCTGAACGTGCATTTCAAGCAGTTGAGAAAGTCATGTACGGGAACGGTAAGAAAGTTCGTTTTTGTTCAGTAGGTCAATTCTTTTCGTTAGAAGAAAAGACAAACAAGACAGGTTTTCGTTACTTCCCCAAAAACAAACGCATGGAATGGCTAGGACTAATTATGCCTGTCATTCTTAAAAACCACGATGAATACGCACATATTGCCCTTCAAGATAAGATTAAATATTGCCGCCTGGTAAAGAAAGTGATTCGTGGCAAAAATCGTTACTTCGTTCAATTTGCATTAGAAGGATTTCCCCCAAAGAAACGCAATCAAAACTACTCCAAAGATGAATTCGCTCGTGTCGGATTAGATATCGGCACATCAACACTCGCAATCGCTTCTGAAAATGAAGTGAAGCTATATGAGCTAGCGGAAGGTTTATCAGTAGATGAAAGTCAAAAACGTATTCTACAACGTAAGTTAGATTGCAGGCGCCGAGCGAATAATCCAAACAAATACAATGCTGATGGCACAATAAACAAATCCAATCGTGAGAAATGGATACAAAGTGAAAACTACAAGAAAACTCGTCAAGAGGTCGCAGAAATGAGCCGGAAAATGGCAGATAAGCGCAAGCAATCGCACAATCAACTAGCCAATCATATTCTAACGCTTGGGTTGGATGTTCGAGTTGAAACCATGAATTTCAAAGGATTTCAAGCAAAGGCAAAGAAAACAAAGATTAGCGAAAAGACTGGACGTTACAAACGTAAAAAACGTTTTGGAAAGTCATTAGCGAATCGTGCGCCATCAATGCTTCTTACGATTATAGACAACAAATTAAAATACTTCGGCTTAGAACTAAAGCGGATTGACACCGCAAAAGTGAAAGCCAGTCAATTCGAACACTTCACGCAAACTTGCGTGAAGAAAAAACTCTCCAAACGTTGGAACCACTTCGAACAAGGTGATGTTCAACGTGATTTGTATAGTGCCTTTTTAATCATGAACACAAAAGACAATCTACGTGAAGTAGATGTTGGACGAGCAAATGAAACATGGAACAACTTTTTTCGTAAACACGAACAGGAAATAGAACGAATGAAGCATTTGAACAAGAAACAATTAAGTAGTATTGGCTTGTAA
- a CDS encoding alpha/beta fold hydrolase, which produces MNQHSFLIIHGLGGSGPAHWQSWLFHELKQQNFHVSYPIFSNYDTPNKETWLQELSTAIQSLPKNHRKTVITHSLGCILWLHYIAGQTKKIADHVILVAPPSPTIVLPEAKSFYPVPLERENVLRAAEDTLFVYSTNDPYCDIEDSINYLTLNVPSISLSNMGHINTKSGHGEWQWILDQCLNHS; this is translated from the coding sequence ATGAATCAGCATAGTTTTCTAATCATTCATGGCCTCGGGGGCAGCGGTCCCGCTCATTGGCAATCATGGTTATTTCATGAACTAAAGCAGCAAAACTTTCATGTTAGTTATCCTATATTCTCAAATTACGACACTCCAAATAAAGAGACTTGGCTACAAGAACTTTCAACCGCTATACAATCACTTCCTAAAAATCATCGAAAAACAGTCATTACACACAGTCTCGGTTGTATTCTCTGGCTTCACTATATTGCTGGTCAAACTAAAAAGATTGCAGACCATGTCATTCTTGTAGCCCCACCTTCACCAACTATTGTTCTTCCAGAGGCCAAATCATTTTATCCTGTTCCATTAGAAAGAGAAAATGTATTGAGGGCTGCAGAGGATACCTTGTTTGTCTATTCAACTAATGACCCTTATTGTGATATTGAAGATTCCATCAATTATTTAACATTAAATGTACCATCCATTTCCTTATCAAACATGGGGCATATCAATACCAAATCAGGTCATGGCGAATGGCAATGGATCTTGGATCAATGTCTGAACCACTCATGA
- a CDS encoding cadherin-like beta sandwich domain-containing protein, whose product MRTLVLIRKGVNVGLVVSMIGMGAFLYIPATTYAAGDEFGNNSTTQVEQKTSSNKLSRLELEGIQLNQPFLPEVIDYSATVENNVETIKLLAETDGVNSVLTVNGNPISSMPYPVHTGENVFLITVDDGVNSSNTYTLTVIKKQNSNALLQNILLSKGELSPAFDPEISSYNVHVPNEVDMLGITPLPYEKTSSIMVKNTLTSDTGTSVQIPVGKTEVPIMVTAENGVKKIYTLEVIRDSKKAETSPVKSNGGKKGAFSGVKAGVGISNTTGKQTFQLQGNANKTQKVSLATLSKLTTSKGTWNKTFASTEFTYHIAEDTDITSVTINESSSNSDATISIEGGISNTIQLGNNKKTVISVVVTKGEEHKTYVLVFDKDIKQDTVTSSDTSEKTSSANLTNSTTSTNSSTVKVSSWNGKKNNTSTSWWGRFINSIRSIF is encoded by the coding sequence ATGCGTACATTGGTGCTAATTAGAAAAGGAGTAAATGTAGGTCTTGTTGTTTCAATGATCGGGATGGGTGCGTTTCTTTACATACCAGCTACTACCTATGCTGCAGGGGATGAATTTGGGAATAACTCAACAACCCAAGTGGAGCAAAAGACTTCTTCAAACAAGTTGTCTCGGCTTGAATTAGAAGGAATTCAATTAAATCAACCTTTTTTACCAGAAGTAATCGATTATTCTGCTACAGTTGAAAATAATGTAGAAACCATTAAATTACTTGCAGAAACGGATGGTGTAAATTCAGTACTAACTGTTAATGGCAACCCTATTTCGTCAATGCCATACCCTGTCCATACAGGTGAAAATGTATTTCTTATTACAGTTGATGATGGGGTGAACTCGTCAAACACCTACACACTTACAGTGATCAAAAAGCAAAATAGCAATGCTCTGTTACAAAACATCCTATTATCAAAAGGGGAACTATCTCCAGCATTTGATCCAGAGATTTCTTCTTATAATGTCCATGTTCCAAATGAGGTTGATATGCTTGGTATTACACCTTTGCCATATGAAAAAACATCCAGTATTATGGTGAAAAATACCTTGACATCTGATACAGGCACATCTGTTCAAATTCCAGTTGGAAAAACGGAAGTGCCCATTATGGTGACGGCAGAAAATGGTGTGAAGAAAATATATACCCTTGAGGTTATCAGAGACTCCAAAAAAGCCGAAACATCTCCAGTAAAATCAAATGGAGGAAAAAAGGGTGCGTTCTCAGGAGTGAAGGCTGGGGTTGGAATTTCAAATACTACTGGAAAACAAACATTCCAACTTCAAGGCAATGCAAATAAAACTCAAAAGGTTAGTCTAGCTACTCTAAGTAAGTTGACTACTTCAAAAGGAACGTGGAACAAAACATTTGCATCCACCGAATTTACCTATCATATTGCAGAAGATACTGATATCACATCGGTTACAATAAATGAAAGCTCTAGTAATAGTGATGCAACGATCTCGATTGAAGGCGGTATAAGCAATACTATTCAGCTAGGGAATAATAAGAAAACCGTTATATCTGTTGTTGTGACAAAGGGTGAAGAACATAAAACCTATGTTTTGGTTTTTGATAAAGATATAAAACAAGATACAGTAACTTCATCTGATACATCAGAAAAAACGTCTTCAGCTAATCTAACAAATTCGACAACTTCTACAAACAGTTCTACAGTTAAAGTAAGTTCTTGGAATGGAAAAAAAAATAACACTTCCACCTCTTGGTGGGGAAGATTTATCAATAGTATTCGCTCCATTTTTTAA
- the ppc gene encoding phosphoenolpyruvate carboxylase, with amino-acid sequence MATGINIDDSSLPLRRDVKLLGQILGEILVNHGSNELLDKVEKIRSLCKSLRKQFDREMYETLKEEIAHLSSPMRQQIIRAFSIYFHLVNAAEQNHRIRRRRQYQLQEDHIVQPDSIENAIQSLKENHVSREFIQNILETLSLELVITAHPTEAMKRSILEIQKRIANILKYMDNPMLTKREKKQLEESLFNEVTILWHTDELRYHKPTVLDEVRNGLYYFDQTLFNVLPDIHQEVEDCLERSFSDTKWEVPNFLRFGSWIGGDRDGNPNVTPEITWETLNKQRRLVIKKYRTVLVDLMKRYSHSTTRIEISEELLASLESEEDKFLPADKKWPIVTEAYRRKFAIIIERLKQVGKGDAGYKSADELLEDLFVIKRSLALHHPAVNELKMIKKLIRQVQLFGFHLATLDIRNHSGEHELAITEILRKVRVTDNYGQLPEEDKIKILQNILSDQRPVLLLNEDYSKETQEMINVFQMIKNAHDEFGKRSISVYLVSMTQSVSDVLEVLVLAKEAGINRLHADGRVESYLNVAPLLETIDDLTAGSKIMESLFQMPIYRTHLHELGDQQEIMLGYSDGSKDGGTLTANWKLYNTQLEIHKMAKKYQIGLKFFHGRGGSLGRGGGTLNQSILSQPAETLGDGVKITEQGEVLSSRYLLEDIAYRSLEQATSTLLKASTNLSTESNQVTYSIWQQAMEEISGTALIKYQSLVFGDPDFLTYFYEATPLRELGDLNIGSRPMSRKNKSRFEDLRAIPWVFAWTQSRQIIPAWYAAGTGLEEFASKSDRNLKLLQQMHAEWPFFRSTIDNLQMALMKADITTAKEYASLVGDNDISERIFSDIVEEYKKTKEILLKITGDQELLDHTPNIQESVYRRNPYVDPLNFIQVELIRKLREQEEPSEELLTEVLLTISGIAAGLRNTG; translated from the coding sequence ATGGCAACAGGTATTAATATAGATGACAGCAGTCTTCCATTGCGACGTGATGTGAAATTACTTGGTCAAATTCTTGGGGAAATACTCGTTAATCATGGCAGTAATGAGCTTCTTGATAAGGTTGAAAAGATTCGCTCCTTATGCAAGTCGCTTCGAAAGCAATTTGACAGAGAGATGTATGAAACCTTAAAAGAAGAAATTGCACATCTTAGTTCACCAATGAGACAACAGATCATTCGTGCCTTTTCGATTTACTTTCATTTGGTTAATGCGGCGGAGCAGAACCATCGTATTCGGCGTCGAAGGCAATATCAGCTTCAGGAAGATCATATCGTACAACCTGATTCAATTGAAAATGCAATCCAATCTCTAAAAGAAAATCATGTTTCTCGGGAATTTATCCAAAATATACTGGAAACATTATCATTAGAGCTTGTGATTACGGCTCATCCAACTGAAGCGATGAAACGCTCTATTCTTGAAATTCAAAAACGCATTGCGAATATCCTAAAATATATGGATAATCCTATGTTAACAAAAAGAGAAAAGAAACAGCTTGAAGAGAGTTTGTTTAACGAAGTAACTATTTTGTGGCATACGGATGAGTTGCGATATCATAAGCCAACCGTATTGGATGAAGTGCGAAACGGCCTATATTACTTTGATCAAACGTTATTTAATGTCCTCCCTGATATACATCAAGAAGTAGAAGATTGTTTAGAGAGGAGTTTCAGTGATACTAAATGGGAGGTTCCTAATTTTCTTCGTTTTGGTTCGTGGATTGGTGGAGACCGCGATGGAAATCCAAATGTAACCCCTGAAATCACTTGGGAAACACTTAATAAGCAGCGAAGACTCGTAATTAAAAAATATCGAACCGTATTAGTCGATTTAATGAAACGGTATAGCCACTCAACTACAAGAATTGAGATAAGTGAAGAACTTCTTGCCTCGCTTGAAAGTGAAGAGGATAAATTTTTACCAGCTGATAAAAAGTGGCCAATCGTAACCGAAGCGTATCGACGTAAATTTGCGATTATTATCGAACGTCTAAAACAGGTAGGAAAAGGAGATGCGGGCTATAAATCTGCGGATGAATTATTAGAAGATTTATTCGTGATTAAGCGTAGTTTAGCTCTTCATCATCCTGCTGTAAATGAACTGAAGATGATTAAAAAACTAATACGACAGGTTCAGTTGTTTGGATTTCACCTTGCCACACTTGATATTCGTAACCATAGTGGTGAGCATGAGTTAGCAATTACCGAAATTTTACGCAAAGTAAGGGTAACAGATAACTATGGGCAGCTTCCTGAAGAGGATAAGATAAAAATTTTACAAAATATTTTATCGGATCAAAGGCCCGTTTTATTATTAAATGAAGATTATTCAAAAGAAACACAAGAGATGATAAACGTTTTCCAAATGATTAAAAATGCTCATGATGAATTTGGAAAGCGTTCCATTTCAGTTTACCTCGTAAGCATGACGCAATCTGTAAGTGATGTTCTTGAGGTACTTGTACTTGCGAAGGAGGCTGGCATTAATCGGCTTCATGCAGATGGAAGGGTTGAAAGTTATTTAAATGTTGCCCCACTGCTTGAAACAATTGATGATTTAACTGCAGGTTCGAAGATCATGGAATCTCTTTTCCAAATGCCTATCTACAGAACCCATTTGCATGAATTGGGAGACCAACAAGAAATCATGTTAGGATATTCTGATGGAAGCAAAGATGGAGGAACCTTAACAGCAAACTGGAAATTGTACAATACCCAACTTGAAATTCACAAAATGGCTAAAAAATATCAAATTGGTCTGAAATTTTTCCACGGACGAGGCGGTTCATTGGGTCGTGGTGGTGGTACATTAAACCAAAGCATTCTATCCCAACCAGCCGAGACTTTAGGGGATGGTGTCAAAATTACCGAACAAGGAGAGGTATTATCCTCTCGTTACTTACTCGAGGATATTGCATACCGAAGCTTAGAGCAAGCAACCTCAACATTGCTAAAAGCTTCAACAAATTTATCAACCGAATCGAATCAGGTCACCTATTCAATATGGCAACAAGCAATGGAGGAAATCTCTGGAACTGCTTTGATAAAATATCAATCGCTAGTGTTTGGGGATCCGGATTTCTTGACTTATTTTTATGAGGCGACACCACTAAGAGAACTCGGAGATTTAAATATCGGTTCAAGACCCATGAGCCGTAAAAATAAAAGTCGTTTTGAAGACCTAAGAGCAATTCCTTGGGTATTTGCATGGACACAAAGTCGTCAAATTATTCCAGCTTGGTATGCTGCAGGTACAGGCTTAGAAGAATTTGCATCAAAAAGCGACCGAAATTTAAAACTTTTGCAGCAAATGCATGCAGAATGGCCATTTTTCCGATCAACAATTGATAACCTGCAAATGGCATTAATGAAAGCTGATATTACAACGGCAAAAGAATATGCTTCACTTGTTGGTGACAATGATATTTCTGAGCGAATTTTTTCTGATATCGTCGAAGAATATAAAAAGACAAAAGAGATTCTTCTCAAAATTACAGGTGATCAAGAGTTATTAGATCATACCCCTAATATTCAAGAATCTGTTTATCGGAGAAATCCATATGTTGATCCATTAAACTTTATACAGGTTGAATTAATAAGGAAATTAAGAGAACAAGAGGAACCATCTGAAGAACTGTTAACGGAAGTGTTACTGACCATCAGTGGAATTGCTGCAGGTTTACGGAATACAGGTTGA